In one Vulgatibacter incomptus genomic region, the following are encoded:
- a CDS encoding imelysin family protein, translated as MMRSWTKAAWAAAAAISIVGCGSGDGKSTNPTLEMPANSADAIRTYGRLVRAGYEDSLQRAKELDAAIGHLVETPTAETMESAREAWRAARAPYSQTEAFRFYDGPIDDPENDLEANINAWPIDEQYIDYVEGRPDVGIINDRSLTLDAETLVSLNEKDGQPHDIATGFHPIEFLLWGQSLGKPHGERPHTDYVFGEDGTADNQDRRGLYLRLAGGLLVDHLQEVTDAWAPEAGNFRNELESLDPREALKQILTGLIKMTGAELAGDRLQTALDSGAQKDEQSCFSDNTQQDVFLDAVGIENVFLGRYVRLDGSRVEGVGVYDVVAAVDPELADRTRDAIAATVSAMAAIDPSFDRAIQPGNDEGNAQVQAAIHALRAQEKRLFEIFKRFGMTVTIGD; from the coding sequence ATGATGCGGAGCTGGACGAAGGCGGCATGGGCAGCAGCGGCGGCGATTTCGATCGTCGGCTGCGGAAGCGGCGACGGGAAGAGCACCAATCCCACGCTGGAGATGCCCGCCAACTCGGCCGACGCGATCCGGACCTACGGACGCCTCGTCCGCGCCGGCTACGAGGACTCGCTGCAGCGCGCGAAGGAGCTCGACGCTGCAATCGGGCACCTGGTCGAGACGCCGACCGCGGAGACGATGGAGTCCGCTCGCGAAGCGTGGAGGGCCGCCCGCGCTCCGTACTCCCAGACCGAGGCCTTCCGCTTCTACGACGGACCGATCGACGATCCGGAGAACGATCTCGAAGCGAACATCAACGCGTGGCCGATCGACGAGCAGTACATCGACTACGTGGAAGGACGTCCCGACGTCGGGATCATCAACGACCGTTCGCTCACCCTCGACGCCGAGACCCTCGTCTCCCTCAACGAGAAGGACGGACAGCCCCACGACATCGCCACCGGCTTCCACCCGATCGAGTTCCTGCTCTGGGGCCAGAGCCTCGGTAAGCCCCACGGTGAGCGGCCCCACACCGACTACGTGTTCGGCGAGGACGGCACGGCCGACAACCAGGATCGTCGCGGTCTCTATCTTCGCCTCGCGGGCGGGCTCCTCGTCGACCACCTCCAGGAGGTGACCGACGCGTGGGCGCCCGAGGCGGGCAACTTCCGGAACGAGCTGGAGTCGCTCGATCCGCGCGAAGCGCTGAAGCAGATCCTCACCGGCCTCATCAAGATGACGGGCGCCGAGCTCGCCGGCGACCGGCTCCAGACCGCCCTGGACTCGGGCGCGCAGAAGGACGAGCAGTCCTGCTTCAGCGACAACACCCAGCAGGACGTCTTCCTCGACGCGGTGGGAATCGAGAACGTCTTCCTGGGGCGCTACGTGCGTCTGGACGGGAGCCGCGTCGAGGGAGTCGGCGTCTACGATGTGGTCGCCGCCGTCGATCCCGAGCTCGCCGACCGGACCCGCGACGCGATCGCCGCGACCGTTTCCGCGATGGCGGCGATCGATCCCTCCTTCGACCGCGCGATCCAGCCGGGCAACGACGAGGGCAACGCTCAGGTCCAGGCTGCGATCCACGCGCTCCGGGCCCAGGAGAAGCGGCTCTTCGAGATCTTCAAGCGCTTCGGAATGACGGTGACGATCGGTGACTGA